One region of Exiguobacterium acetylicum genomic DNA includes:
- a CDS encoding D-alanyl-D-alanine carboxypeptidase family protein: MKRILLLCLSVLLVVGFPTAGQAAPSIQAESYIMADAVTGKILLQSEADVSLPPASMTKLMTLYLVRRQIELKKLTWDQKITPSAKVLKLAKTSGIARVPVKAKTYTVREMYNAAFIKSANDAAVMLAETVAGSEAAFVEKMNETAKQFGMNDTEYANASGLDAVDATLPGTNLMTATDIALLVIRYIKDYPDVLDVTNKTQMKLDGEVLNNSNKMLAKEKFAYAGMRGMKTGTTDLAGYCFASVTTRDNMTLVTVVMRTDSDQARFKETKKLLDYGFATFEPLTYYGKGERIKDVLPIKGATVRKLDVVTDGSLYVTVLKQAETREPRFDFSKTTAPVTKQEVVGTVQVADDGIYLPGFETPRVNLYSATAVPLASVPTRLVRAWTAWSKQIEQAIQQSTLVNFQGDGVK, from the coding sequence ATGAAACGAATTTTACTACTCTGTTTAAGTGTGCTCCTAGTCGTAGGATTTCCTACAGCGGGACAAGCAGCACCTTCGATTCAAGCAGAGTCTTACATAATGGCCGATGCGGTCACAGGAAAAATCCTCCTTCAATCGGAAGCGGATGTTTCGTTGCCCCCTGCTTCGATGACGAAGCTGATGACGCTCTACCTCGTCAGACGACAAATCGAATTGAAAAAACTGACGTGGGATCAAAAAATCACGCCGAGTGCAAAAGTGTTAAAGCTTGCGAAGACGTCCGGAATCGCGCGTGTTCCAGTTAAAGCTAAAACATACACGGTTCGCGAGATGTATAATGCGGCGTTCATCAAATCGGCCAATGATGCAGCGGTCATGCTAGCCGAAACTGTCGCCGGTTCAGAAGCGGCGTTCGTTGAAAAGATGAATGAGACAGCAAAACAGTTCGGAATGAACGACACGGAGTATGCGAATGCCTCTGGTCTAGATGCTGTCGATGCGACCCTTCCAGGAACGAATTTGATGACAGCGACGGATATCGCGTTACTCGTCATCCGCTACATCAAGGATTACCCGGATGTCCTGGATGTGACGAACAAAACGCAGATGAAACTTGATGGAGAAGTCTTGAATAATTCGAATAAGATGTTGGCAAAGGAAAAATTCGCATATGCCGGCATGCGGGGAATGAAGACCGGAACGACTGATTTAGCCGGTTACTGCTTTGCAAGTGTAACGACACGGGATAATATGACGCTTGTCACGGTCGTCATGCGAACGGATTCCGATCAAGCCCGTTTCAAGGAAACGAAAAAGCTGCTCGACTATGGTTTTGCGACGTTTGAGCCGTTGACGTATTACGGAAAAGGCGAACGGATCAAAGACGTTCTTCCGATTAAAGGGGCAACCGTCCGAAAGCTAGACGTCGTCACGGACGGTTCGTTATACGTTACGGTCTTAAAACAAGCGGAGACGCGGGAACCACGATTCGACTTCTCCAAAACAACGGCGCCCGTGACGAAACAAGAAGTCGTCGGGACGGTGCAGGTCGCGGATGATGGAATCTATCTACCAGGATTTGAGACACCCCGCGTGAATTTATATAGCGCAACTGCGGTTCCACTTGCGAGTGTTCCGACACGTCTCGTCCGCGCTTGGACAGCGTGGTCGAAGCAAATTGAACAAGCGATTCAACAATCGACTCTTGTCAACTTCCAAGGCGATGGTGTAAAGTAA
- the serS gene encoding serine--tRNA ligase, which produces MIDIKRLRQDFDAIQEKLAHRGEDLTDMNRFLALDEKRRELIARTEVLKAERNEATKKIAELKRNKENADEAIAAMRSVGDEIKTLDDELRDVEATLNQLLLGIPNIPHDSVPVGSSEDDNVVLREVGDKPAFDFEAVPHWDLMEQLKIVDVERAGKVTGSRFVFYRGAGARLERALINFMMDLHQDQHGYTEILPPLMVNRDSMTGTGQLPKFEEDAFKIEETNYFLVPTAEVPVTNMHREEILTADQLPIGYAAYSQCFRSEAGSAGRDTRGLIRQHQFNKVELVRFVKPEESYEQLELLTGQAETVLKKLKLPYQVLSMCTADLGFTAAKKYDIEVWMPSQGVYREISSCSNFEDFQARRAQIRFRREANAKPEFVHTLNGSALAVGRTVAAILENYQQADGSVVIPEVLRPYMGGLEVIQA; this is translated from the coding sequence ATGATTGATATTAAACGATTACGCCAAGATTTTGACGCCATTCAAGAAAAGTTAGCGCACCGAGGAGAGGACTTGACGGACATGAACCGTTTCCTCGCACTTGATGAGAAACGCCGAGAATTGATTGCGCGGACAGAAGTGTTGAAAGCAGAACGAAATGAAGCAACGAAAAAAATCGCTGAACTGAAGCGCAATAAGGAAAACGCGGACGAAGCGATCGCTGCGATGCGTAGTGTCGGAGACGAGATCAAGACGCTTGACGACGAGTTACGCGATGTTGAAGCGACATTGAACCAACTGCTCCTCGGTATTCCAAACATTCCACATGACAGCGTACCGGTCGGTTCTTCTGAAGACGATAACGTCGTCTTACGTGAAGTCGGTGACAAACCAGCGTTTGACTTCGAAGCGGTCCCGCACTGGGATTTGATGGAGCAATTAAAAATCGTCGATGTCGAGCGTGCCGGAAAAGTAACAGGCAGCCGTTTCGTCTTTTACCGCGGAGCGGGGGCACGTCTTGAGCGGGCATTGATTAACTTCATGATGGATCTTCATCAAGATCAGCATGGGTACACAGAAATCTTGCCACCACTCATGGTCAACCGTGACTCTATGACAGGAACAGGACAATTGCCGAAGTTCGAAGAGGATGCCTTTAAGATTGAAGAGACGAACTACTTCCTCGTACCGACAGCAGAAGTGCCGGTGACGAACATGCACCGTGAAGAAATCCTAACAGCAGATCAGTTACCAATCGGCTATGCGGCATACAGCCAATGTTTCCGTTCAGAAGCAGGTTCTGCGGGACGCGATACACGCGGTTTGATCCGTCAGCACCAATTCAATAAAGTTGAACTCGTTCGTTTCGTCAAACCAGAAGAATCTTACGAGCAGCTTGAATTGTTAACAGGACAAGCAGAAACGGTCTTGAAAAAGCTGAAATTGCCGTATCAAGTATTGAGCATGTGTACAGCTGATCTCGGATTCACGGCTGCGAAGAAATACGACATCGAAGTCTGGATGCCAAGCCAAGGCGTCTACCGTGAAATCTCTTCTTGTTCAAACTTTGAAGATTTCCAAGCACGCCGGGCACAGATTCGTTTCCGCCGCGAAGCGAACGCAAAACCAGAATTCGTTCACACGTTAAACGGTTCTGCCCTTGCAGTCGGTCGGACAGTTGCTGCGATCTTAGAGAACTACCAGCAAGCGGATGGATCAGTTGTTATTCCAGAAGTGCTTCGTCCATACATGGGTGGTCTTGAAGTGATTCAAGCTTAA
- a CDS encoding DinB family protein: protein MNEQTKESLLSHYAMTMTYVKDLEQISEEAWRTSYAEGKWTVAEIIGHLSPWDRFMVAERIPYLLAGEPFRVAPDSQAVNEEAAKMSREQQRILTIDEFLVSRDLLRRAVELIPEERLQDKVVIKDKELTIGQFLGAMAQHDLHHMEQINQVIG from the coding sequence ATGAACGAACAAACAAAAGAATCGTTGCTTTCGCATTATGCGATGACGATGACATATGTAAAAGACTTAGAACAGATTTCAGAAGAGGCATGGCGAACATCGTATGCAGAAGGTAAGTGGACAGTTGCTGAGATCATCGGTCACTTATCACCATGGGATCGCTTCATGGTCGCAGAGCGCATCCCGTACTTGCTCGCGGGGGAACCATTCCGTGTTGCACCGGATAGCCAAGCCGTCAATGAGGAAGCGGCGAAGATGAGCCGTGAGCAGCAACGGATCTTGACGATTGATGAGTTTTTAGTCAGCCGTGATTTGTTGCGCCGTGCAGTCGAATTGATTCCGGAAGAACGCCTGCAGGATAAGGTCGTCATTAAAGACAAAGAATTGACGATCGGTCAGTTCCTTGGAGCAATGGCTCAACATGATCTACACCATATGGAACAAATCAATCAAGTGATTGGTTAA
- a CDS encoding deoxynucleoside kinase, whose product MNLKLREQYNIPADAVITIGGMVGIGKSTITNGLADALGFRTSLEKVDTNPYLDKFYHDFERWSFHLQIYFLAERFKEQKRIFQYGGGFIQDRSIYEDTGIFAKMHFEKGTMSPTDYETYSSLFDAMVMTPFFPHPDLLIYLEGSFEQVLERIRLRGREMEQQTPIEYWEEMYERYTNWINNFTICPVLRLSIDEYDLLNEPESIDRILAKIEKQLEVARIANTR is encoded by the coding sequence ATGAACTTGAAGCTACGCGAACAATACAACATCCCGGCAGATGCCGTCATTACGATCGGCGGTATGGTCGGGATCGGTAAATCAACGATCACAAACGGATTAGCAGATGCCCTTGGTTTCCGGACGTCACTCGAAAAAGTCGATACGAACCCTTACTTGGATAAATTCTATCATGATTTCGAGCGTTGGAGCTTCCACCTCCAAATCTATTTCCTCGCTGAACGCTTCAAGGAGCAAAAGCGGATTTTCCAATACGGTGGTGGTTTCATCCAAGATCGTTCAATCTATGAAGACACAGGGATCTTTGCGAAGATGCATTTCGAAAAAGGAACGATGTCTCCAACAGATTACGAGACATATTCAAGTTTGTTTGACGCAATGGTCATGACACCATTCTTCCCGCATCCGGATCTTTTGATCTATCTTGAAGGTTCGTTCGAACAAGTACTAGAACGAATTCGTCTTCGCGGACGTGAGATGGAGCAACAGACACCAATCGAATATTGGGAAGAGATGTACGAGCGCTATACGAACTGGATCAATAACTTCACGATCTGCCCGGTACTTCGTTTGTCGATCGACGAATACGACTTACTGAACGAGCCAGAATCCATCGACCGGATTCTCGCGAAGATTGAAAAGCAGCTTGAAGTTGCTCGCATTGCCAATACACGCTAA
- a CDS encoding deoxynucleoside kinase, translating to MFITVEGPIGVGKTSLANAISHHFSFSMLREIVEENPFLGKFYEDIEEWSFQTEMFFLCNRFKQLDDIERHYLSKQRSVVADYHIFKNLIFAHRSLKVEHLEKYEQIYSILTTDMPKPDAVIYLNASIDTLMKRVALRGREIEENMSRAYLEQLAEDYETFVTEYQAKHPEVKIIRFDGDALDFVKRPEDLEYVLTTIRNELYEGANHA from the coding sequence ATGTTCATAACGGTTGAAGGACCGATTGGTGTAGGCAAAACATCACTTGCGAACGCCATCAGTCACCATTTCTCTTTTTCTATGTTACGCGAAATCGTCGAAGAAAATCCCTTTCTTGGAAAGTTCTATGAAGATATCGAAGAATGGAGCTTCCAGACGGAAATGTTCTTCTTGTGCAATCGCTTCAAACAACTCGATGATATCGAACGTCATTACCTCAGTAAACAACGCTCTGTCGTTGCTGATTACCATATCTTTAAGAACTTGATTTTTGCACACCGCTCTCTGAAGGTAGAGCATCTTGAGAAGTACGAACAAATCTATTCGATCCTGACGACAGACATGCCGAAACCGGATGCTGTCATCTATTTGAACGCAAGCATCGATACCTTGATGAAACGTGTTGCGCTGCGCGGACGAGAAATCGAAGAAAATATGTCACGTGCCTATCTCGAACAATTGGCAGAGGATTACGAGACATTCGTCACGGAATACCAAGCCAAACATCCGGAAGTCAAAATCATCCGTTTCGACGGAGATGCACTCGACTTCGTCAAGCGACCGGAAGATCTCGAGTACGTCTTGACGACGATCCGGAACGAATTATATGAAGGAGCGAACCACGCATGA
- the tadA gene encoding tRNA adenosine(34) deaminase TadA: MERQEHYMRLAIEEAKKAEAIGEVPIGCVIVKDDEVIATGYNHRETDQQATAHAELIAIEEACRKLGNWRLEGCELYVTLEPCPMCAGAIMLSRIEHVIFGAVDPKGGCCGTLMNLVQDDRFNHVSELTSGILEKECGEMLTTFFRELRAKKKARKRAMGCIAPDETV; encoded by the coding sequence ATGGAACGACAGGAACACTATATGCGCCTTGCGATCGAAGAGGCGAAAAAGGCAGAAGCGATCGGTGAAGTTCCGATCGGATGTGTCATCGTCAAAGACGATGAAGTCATCGCGACGGGCTACAATCACCGGGAAACGGATCAACAGGCGACGGCACATGCCGAGTTGATCGCGATTGAGGAAGCGTGCCGAAAGCTTGGGAACTGGCGACTTGAAGGGTGCGAGTTATACGTGACACTCGAACCGTGTCCGATGTGTGCAGGAGCCATCATGCTGTCGCGAATCGAACATGTCATCTTTGGTGCCGTTGATCCGAAAGGTGGATGCTGTGGAACACTGATGAACTTGGTGCAAGACGATCGGTTCAATCACGTCTCGGAGTTGACGAGCGGTATATTAGAAAAAGAGTGTGGGGAGATGCTAACGACGTTCTTTCGGGAGCTGCGCGCGAAAAAGAAAGCACGAAAGCGGGCAATGGGTTGCATCGCACCAGATGAAACAGTATAA
- the dnaX gene encoding DNA polymerase III subunit gamma/tau, translating to MAYQALYRVYRPQRFDEVVGQAHITRTIQNALMEGRMSHAYLFSGPRGTGKTSLAKIIAKAINCEHAPVKEPCNTCPTCLAITEGSSPDVFEIDAASNNGVDEIREIRDKVKYPPSEAVYKVYIIDEVHMLSTGAFNALLKTLEEPPAHAIFILATTEPHKIPATIISRCQRFDVKRHEVDQLVERMQYILKDQSIEYSDTALRLIARAADGGMRDALSLLDQAVAFSNGDLNDAAVLEVTGAVEDEALLNIARALHEHQVDQLLQTLETMQRAGKDLKRFVEDLVFFYRDTLLLKASPTAVDLLERARPTDEFKQFVESIEAETCFTIIDQLHDCQQQMRLTNHPRVLVEIAFIQIAEQGRTTGQIVQSLQQEVREMKEQMHQWKSNGVPAQEAAAPQAQPKRKQGRPTVRIAKERIRQMLGRAEKAQLREIQERWDHILKWILKEDGPIYSLLHESKPVLCSADTLLIEFDDGKGWHFEQVMTNERTRFVIEEALYEVCGVKREILAILSKDWHELKAEFVAKRNSSSIEEKETKQESESDQLLSETLGRFGDIVEFED from the coding sequence TTGGCCTATCAAGCACTATACCGCGTGTACCGTCCGCAACGATTCGACGAAGTCGTTGGACAAGCGCATATCACCCGTACGATCCAAAATGCATTGATGGAGGGACGGATGTCCCACGCCTATCTATTTTCGGGTCCTCGTGGAACAGGAAAGACGAGTCTTGCCAAAATCATCGCTAAAGCGATCAACTGTGAGCATGCTCCGGTCAAAGAACCGTGTAATACGTGCCCGACGTGTCTTGCGATCACGGAAGGATCAAGCCCGGATGTCTTCGAAATCGATGCGGCTTCCAATAACGGCGTAGATGAGATTCGGGAAATCCGGGATAAAGTCAAATATCCCCCTTCAGAAGCAGTCTATAAAGTCTATATCATTGATGAAGTGCATATGTTGTCGACAGGTGCCTTTAATGCCTTGCTCAAAACACTAGAAGAACCACCGGCGCACGCCATCTTCATCTTAGCAACGACTGAACCACATAAAATTCCGGCGACGATCATCTCGCGTTGCCAACGTTTCGATGTGAAGCGGCATGAAGTCGATCAACTCGTTGAGCGGATGCAATATATCTTAAAAGACCAATCGATCGAGTATTCGGATACGGCATTACGATTGATCGCCCGAGCGGCGGATGGTGGTATGCGTGATGCGCTGAGTCTACTCGACCAAGCGGTTGCTTTTTCGAATGGTGATCTAAATGATGCGGCTGTTCTTGAAGTAACAGGGGCAGTAGAAGATGAAGCGTTACTGAATATTGCCCGTGCCTTACATGAACATCAAGTCGATCAGTTGTTACAGACGCTTGAGACGATGCAACGAGCGGGAAAAGACTTAAAGCGTTTCGTTGAGGATCTCGTCTTCTTTTACCGGGACACGTTGTTATTGAAAGCCTCGCCTACAGCTGTCGATTTGCTAGAGCGTGCGCGCCCGACGGATGAGTTCAAACAATTTGTTGAATCGATTGAAGCGGAGACGTGCTTTACGATCATTGATCAGTTACATGACTGCCAACAACAGATGCGGTTGACGAATCATCCGCGGGTCCTCGTTGAGATTGCCTTCATTCAAATTGCGGAACAGGGGAGAACAACGGGACAAATCGTCCAATCGTTGCAACAGGAAGTCCGCGAAATGAAAGAACAGATGCACCAATGGAAGTCGAATGGTGTTCCAGCACAAGAAGCGGCTGCACCACAAGCACAGCCGAAGCGAAAACAAGGACGACCAACCGTTCGAATCGCCAAAGAGCGGATTCGTCAAATGTTAGGAAGAGCAGAGAAAGCCCAGTTGCGCGAGATTCAAGAACGCTGGGACCACATCTTAAAATGGATTTTAAAAGAAGATGGCCCCATCTACTCGTTACTCCATGAAAGTAAACCGGTTCTTTGTTCAGCGGATACGTTGCTGATTGAATTCGATGACGGTAAAGGATGGCACTTTGAGCAGGTCATGACGAATGAACGAACACGTTTCGTGATTGAAGAAGCGCTGTATGAAGTATGCGGCGTCAAACGCGAAATTTTAGCGATTCTCTCAAAGGATTGGCATGAACTGAAGGCAGAGTTTGTTGCTAAGCGAAATAGTAGTAGTATAGAAGAGAAGGAAACAAAACAAGAATCGGAGAGCGATCAGTTATTGTCCGAGACGCTTGGTCGTTTTGGTGATATCGTAGAGTTCGAAGATTAA
- a CDS encoding YbaB/EbfC family nucleoid-associated protein: MRGMGNMNNMMKQMQKMQKDMAKAQEELKDLTVTGTAGGEMVSVVADGHKNIVDVIIKEEVVDPDDVEMIQDLVLAATNDALKKVDELVASKMGKFTQGMNLPGMF, translated from the coding sequence ATGCGCGGAATGGGAAACATGAACAATATGATGAAACAGATGCAGAAGATGCAAAAGGATATGGCGAAAGCACAAGAAGAACTAAAAGACTTAACAGTGACAGGTACAGCAGGCGGAGAAATGGTCTCAGTCGTCGCTGATGGTCATAAAAATATCGTAGATGTCATCATTAAAGAAGAAGTCGTTGATCCAGATGATGTTGAAATGATTCAAGATCTCGTCTTAGCTGCTACAAACGATGCTTTGAAGAAGGTCGATGAACTCGTAGCAAGTAAAATGGGGAAATTCACACAAGGTATGAATCTGCCGGGAATGTTTTAA
- the recR gene encoding recombination mediator RecR has translation MQYPEAISRLIESFTKLPGIGPKTAVRLAFHVLDMEEDDVLMFGKALVSAKRDIAYCSVCGNITDQDPCYVCTDKHRNRTIVCVVQDSRDVIAMEKMRDYQGLYHVLHGAISPMEGIGPEDINVSSLLTRLQADEAITEVILATNPNIEGEATAMYLSRLLKPTGIRITRIAHGLPVGGDLEYADEVTLSRAMEGRREL, from the coding sequence TTGCAATATCCTGAAGCGATTAGTCGTTTGATCGAAAGTTTTACGAAACTGCCGGGAATTGGTCCGAAGACAGCGGTTCGTCTAGCGTTTCATGTCCTTGATATGGAAGAGGACGATGTCTTGATGTTCGGTAAGGCATTGGTCAGCGCGAAGCGCGACATTGCCTACTGTAGTGTCTGCGGGAATATCACGGATCAAGATCCTTGTTATGTATGTACAGATAAACACCGAAACCGTACGATTGTCTGTGTCGTCCAAGATTCAAGGGATGTCATTGCAATGGAAAAGATGCGAGATTACCAAGGGTTGTATCATGTCTTGCATGGAGCGATCAGTCCAATGGAAGGAATCGGTCCAGAGGATATCAATGTATCTAGCCTACTGACACGTCTTCAAGCGGACGAAGCGATTACGGAAGTCATCTTAGCAACCAATCCGAACATTGAAGGAGAAGCGACGGCGATGTATCTATCGCGTCTCTTAAAACCGACGGGTATTCGGATCACTCGGATTGCTCATGGTCTTCCGGTTGGTGGAGATCTTGAATACGCAGATGAAGTGACGTTATCTCGTGCAATGGAGGGACGTCGCGAACTATGA
- a CDS encoding YaaL family protein, whose product MSWFRKKIRSEYDQRLLEELAKAKEDYLMKRHLLEISYDDYGDLEAQMKLAESLYFFYISEAKRRRVSLMMK is encoded by the coding sequence ATGAGTTGGTTTCGAAAGAAGATTCGCAGTGAGTACGACCAGCGTTTGTTAGAAGAATTAGCAAAAGCAAAAGAAGATTATTTGATGAAGCGTCATCTCTTAGAAATCAGCTATGATGACTACGGTGATTTAGAAGCACAAATGAAGTTAGCGGAATCACTGTATTTCTTCTATATAAGCGAAGCAAAAAGAAGACGCGTCTCATTGATGATGAAGTAA
- a CDS encoding aminotransferase class I/II-fold pyridoxal phosphate-dependent enzyme, with protein MKHELPIVHALQRHLDRTPISWHVPGHKNGTLTALPDFFKWDVTELPGLDDFHHPEEAIADAIALLQKVYGANASHFLVNGSTVGNWAMLAATATRGERVYVQRNSHKSVFNALEWLGIEPIFLEPDLHEETGISGHVSRETLKEAFTKYPGGVGVFITSPTYYGEAADITSLVQLTASHGLPLLVDEAHGAHFGEAFGVRSAFELGATAVVQSAHKTLPALTMGAWMHERFSEKMRRKLQRALQAFQTSSPSYLLLASLDYARSYREQWTVKGMSEVQASHDAFIEALQRFDHMTVLRFDDWSRMTLTYEGYSGDALLHALRAVQLDAEFALGNHAVCILPLRPLTKSEQNDWVHRVERAIQMMKSEGIPLKRYIEQPIMGKIQVSALACSYEQLEQATGTFRQLDECIGHVSLETIIPYPPGIPLIVRGELITAEQVLRLRHYQTVAVHLQGGEQLQRGALRVIEEGFEG; from the coding sequence ATGAAACACGAACTTCCTATTGTACATGCACTTCAACGTCACTTAGATCGAACGCCCATCTCATGGCATGTTCCTGGTCATAAGAATGGAACATTGACAGCTCTTCCTGACTTCTTTAAATGGGACGTCACAGAATTACCTGGTCTAGATGATTTTCATCATCCGGAAGAGGCCATTGCAGACGCGATAGCTTTGCTGCAAAAAGTCTATGGTGCAAATGCGAGTCATTTCCTTGTGAATGGTTCGACCGTTGGGAACTGGGCGATGCTTGCCGCTACAGCAACAAGAGGAGAGCGTGTTTATGTACAGCGTAATTCCCATAAATCGGTGTTCAATGCGTTAGAATGGCTGGGAATCGAACCGATCTTTCTTGAACCAGACCTCCATGAGGAAACGGGAATCAGTGGACATGTTTCACGTGAAACATTAAAGGAAGCGTTTACGAAATACCCAGGAGGAGTCGGCGTGTTTATCACTTCACCGACCTATTACGGGGAAGCAGCTGATATCACGTCACTCGTTCAGCTCACAGCGTCGCACGGGCTCCCTTTATTAGTGGATGAAGCACATGGTGCACACTTCGGTGAAGCATTTGGTGTACGCTCTGCATTTGAATTAGGAGCAACTGCTGTTGTCCAGTCTGCCCATAAAACACTTCCAGCACTGACAATGGGAGCATGGATGCATGAACGATTTTCGGAAAAGATGAGAAGGAAATTACAGCGAGCACTTCAAGCGTTTCAGACCTCGAGTCCTTCATATTTACTGCTGGCTTCATTAGACTACGCCCGTTCCTATCGTGAACAATGGACAGTTAAGGGTATGTCAGAGGTTCAAGCTAGTCATGATGCATTCATCGAAGCACTTCAACGGTTTGATCATATGACGGTTCTTCGCTTCGATGATTGGTCACGGATGACATTAACGTATGAGGGATATTCAGGAGATGCGTTGCTGCACGCGTTACGAGCTGTTCAACTCGATGCGGAATTTGCTCTAGGGAATCACGCCGTCTGTATTTTGCCACTTCGTCCGCTCACAAAGTCTGAGCAGAATGACTGGGTCCACCGTGTCGAACGAGCCATTCAAATGATGAAATCAGAAGGAATTCCTTTGAAAAGGTATATCGAGCAACCAATTATGGGTAAAATACAGGTATCTGCTTTAGCTTGTTCTTATGAACAGTTAGAACAAGCAACAGGTACGTTCCGTCAGCTGGATGAGTGTATCGGTCATGTTTCACTCGAAACGATTATTCCGTACCCGCCAGGCATTCCGTTGATTGTCAGAGGCGAACTCATTACGGCGGAACAGGTACTACGTTTACGACATTATCAAACCGTAGCCGTTCATTTGCAAGGGGGCGAACAATTGCAACGAGGAGCGTTACGCGTCATAGAGGAAGGGTTTGAAGGATGA
- the tmk gene encoding dTMP kinase — translation MKGTFITVEGPDGAGKTTQLQLLSDVLKEKGYNVMTTREPGGTRVGNEIRSLILNPDFEEMKEMTEILLYAASRAQHVEELIRPALEAGTIVLCDRFVDASLAYQGYGLGHPIDLVRQINDSATGGLAPDRTYLFDLTVTDSKKRMMDRGALDRIEQRDDAFRARVYEGFQQIAVSDPERVQIVQANRSIEAIHQDLVEDVITYLEEKERFS, via the coding sequence ATGAAAGGTACGTTCATTACTGTCGAAGGACCAGATGGTGCCGGTAAAACGACACAACTACAATTGCTTAGTGATGTGTTAAAAGAAAAAGGCTATAACGTCATGACAACCCGTGAGCCAGGTGGCACACGCGTTGGGAACGAAATTCGTTCGTTGATTTTGAATCCTGATTTTGAAGAGATGAAAGAGATGACAGAAATTCTGTTGTATGCAGCGTCTCGTGCCCAGCATGTCGAGGAATTGATTCGACCGGCGTTAGAGGCAGGCACAATCGTCTTATGTGACCGATTCGTTGATGCGTCACTTGCGTATCAAGGGTATGGTCTTGGACATCCGATTGATCTCGTGCGTCAAATCAATGATTCTGCAACAGGTGGGTTAGCGCCAGACCGAACGTATTTATTTGATTTAACGGTAACGGATTCTAAAAAACGAATGATGGACCGGGGAGCACTTGATCGAATCGAGCAGCGAGATGATGCGTTTCGTGCCCGCGTTTATGAAGGTTTCCAACAGATTGCAGTATCGGATCCAGAACGGGTGCAGATCGTACAAGCCAATCGATCGATTGAAGCGATTCATCAGGACTTAGTGGAAGATGTCATTACGTATTTAGAAGAAAAGGAGAGATTCTCATGA
- a CDS encoding cyclic-di-AMP receptor, with protein sequence MKMVITIVQDKDSLRLAEALVEHDFRATKLATTGGFLKEGNTTFMIGVQSERLDDLLRLIKKNCSSREQMVSPISPMGGHADSYIPYPVEVQVGGATVFVLPIEGFHQF encoded by the coding sequence ATGAAAATGGTCATTACGATCGTTCAAGATAAAGATAGCTTACGTTTGGCGGAAGCACTTGTCGAGCATGATTTCCGAGCAACGAAACTGGCAACGACAGGTGGTTTTCTTAAAGAAGGGAACACGACGTTCATGATTGGTGTACAGAGTGAGCGTCTCGATGATTTGTTGCGATTGATCAAAAAGAACTGTTCAAGCCGCGAACAGATGGTTTCTCCAATCTCACCAATGGGTGGTCATGCCGATTCGTATATCCCGTACCCTGTTGAAGTCCAGGTAGGCGGGGCAACGGTCTTCGTCTTACCAATCGAAGGGTTTCATCAATTCTGA